TCATACTCTTCATCAGGGTGTTGTACTATGCCCTAGATCAGTGCCCAGGAATCTATTCTAGAAAACGTCTGCCTCCTTATAATGTCCTTTTAATGGTAACTGGCCTTCAATTTTAGATCTTCAACAACAAAGAAGGTGACAATGTTATAAAGAGATCTATTTGTTGTGGATTCACTGTGTAAGCCCATCTGTCCAAACGCTTGAGAAAACCCAGTCAAATGTTATTTATGTGCACACTTATCCCTCATTCTTTTATCTATCTGAtctaaaaattaatacttttctTGGATTTGAATATGAACTCTCAGGTCCTAAAAGTTGTCATTAGTCATTGGTATTGGTTAAGAAAACAACTTTACCTGCATTTAACTCTTCTAGGAAAACCAGAAttgggagtggcagggagaggaaagCTGCATTATAGGGAGATTTCTAATCTGTAAATATTCACTAAGTCTTCACTCAATCCTAGGTCCCTCAAGTAGTTTGATGTTGAGGGTCATGGGTGAGAATGCCATATAATACAGTAGCACAGAAATGCAATTTGGAAGTTCTGcttacaaatatttcctgaagaCGGCAGGAAATTAGAGAGAGTGCTCAAGGATAATGTCAATCTATCTCTTTTTTTATCAGAATTTAGAGATTGATCATTTGGAACCCTCAACTAGCCTCTAAACTTCTAGATCAGTGCTGTCGAGTAGAACTTCCTGTGACGATAGAGAATCAGTTAGTCATGCTGCCCGGGCTGGTGGTCACATGTTGCAACTGATAACTTGAAATTTGGCTAATGAAattgagaaactgaattttaaattttacttgagTTTGCATTAAATATGAGTAGCCCATGGGGCTAGTGACAACCACATTGGGTAGCACAATACAAGAATAATATTTCTAGATTTTGCGGGGGAAGCTTATGTTGTTCTTACCCCAGAGAAGAACAATACCAGAGTGAATAGGGCAGCAAACTCAAGGATATATGGGGTGTGGGTTTGGGATATGCTCAGGCTCACCAGAGTCATCTACCCTTTAGTGAATTCTACTGTGGTCACACATTATACCAGCCCTTTTGGGCTGGGGAAGATGCTGTCCCAGAACAAAACTAAATCATTCTAAGAAATATATCCTCTGGAAATCATGACTGTTGCTGGCTATCAGGAGGCCCAGGAGCATACACTTTAGTCATTATTTTAGGAAACTGGGGTTAGGAGGAGAAAAACACCCTGCCTATTCTCTACCGTGCCCCCAAAGCTCCAACTGCTGAACCCCTAAAGGAGGAGCAACCTGGGTGGGATTATGTAATATTCTAATTTATGGCTATTGGGTGTGCCCTGAACTACACTTACCCATAAATAGAGTTTCAGGATAATCCTAGATCAATTCCCCCTTCTGTGAATTGGGGTAGAAGGGAACACATTtctgagattattttatttattcccctCACTCACCCTATAAATGTAGAAATGAAACCCAGAGAGGGAAGTGAAATTAGAGAACTGAGCACTCCAGAAAATGGAGAGGGTCTCAGGCAAAGCTACCACTGGGACCTCAATTTCCTGACATCCAGTCTGACCTTTTACCTCACGCTGCTGCTAGCATATTATACCATCCCTGGGCCTGGGGCTAGAGCTCTGGCTACATTCATTCATATGGAGCCCCGCCTGTGCCCACCAGAGCCTGTCCACTCCAGTGCTCACCTAAGCCTGAGGACTATGTTCCCACACTCATCTTGGGAGTGTGTGTGCATTTAAGAGGGTCGTGTGCAAGGAGGAATAGCTTGTTTCATCTGCCTCCTTCTGTGTGGCCGATGGCTTCCTCAAGGGGTTTCTGAATGAGTCGGGGGAGAGAGAAACCATAACTGCCTTTGGTCGTACTCTTCTGGAGATTCTGCAGGCACGGCCTCATGGAGCCCTGCTCTCAGTCCCGAATAAAGAAtttagaaggggcgcctgggtggctcagtcgttaagcgtctgccttcggctcaggtcatgatcccagggtcctgggatcgagtcccacatcgggctccctgctcggcgggaagcccgcttctccctctcctgctccccctgcttgtgttcctgctctcgctgtctctctctgtcaaataaataaataaaatcttaaaaaaaaaaaaaagaatttagaagagCAATATTCTCTGCCACCTACTGAAGTCCTGCCTAGGGAGAAacatttcatatattcattcacttAGCCAAGATTTACTTTCTAGGTTCAGAGATGTTGCTAAGTACTGGGGAGACATCCTGGTTTAAGTCTACCAATGCTAGATCCCCTGAGGGACACAgataagaaaataagttttttgcAGTGCATTGGCAAAGAGGGATAAGAGGTATGTGTTGCTCATTGACAGTGATTTTTACTCAGCCTTTGTCTTTCAGGTTCAGAGCAGTGTGGCTGCAAATATTCTGAGCTCTCTATATGCTCTTGTGGGTTTTATTCTCCTCTCTGTCAACCTGGCTGCTTTGGATCTTGCCTTTTGGAAGTGTGACTTGAACAGAGAGGACAAAGTACCTGAAGGGTATTCACTTTTCCATTATATGCACCCATATGCTAAGGATGACTGTTTCATGGCCAAAACCACTCTGGCTGTAAGTATTTTTAGACAGGTTTTCCAATCTTATGAGGTTTCTGAAATCCTTGACTTTTGTTATCCCTTATTTTGAAGATCTGTCTAATTCTTTCTGGTTTGGGCATCTGGGGGAAGGCCAGGGCTATGCGAACAGCAGGGGACTGCTTGACTGAGATGAAGGGCCTAGGTTCTGGAGTTACGTACCAGTGAGATGGAATGGAAGAGTAAATGTCAAATCAAGTTGATGATGAAAAACGAAAACTTACTGTTGATAGAGTTTCTTAATAATCAAAGTAATTCTGTTGTTAGAGGTATAAAATAGGAGTTTGTCCAACCAAAAATCTTGGCACATGGAATGGTAActtaagaaagacaaagacagcAGGAAGACCCAAGTGGTCAATAAACATGGAAAGTATGTGTGATGCGGTGTTAACTCAGTCTGAGTGGGCACTGGGCCCAGCACTGAGAAGCAGAAAGTAGGAAATATGACCTCGGAGGTGAGGGCTTCTTCTACTTCTGGGGACCACAGTGATGAACAGGATTGATCAGGGGAGAAGGCAGCATCATTGTTGTTTGTGAAAACTTCCAGCAGTGGGACTTATCAAATTGGGAAATAAGAGATGTAGGAAGATGGAGAATGGGAACTGATTATGATTGTCattattggaaaaaagaaagcaatgaagTTTGGCTAATAGAAATAATGTCTTCAGTTGGAGAATTAAAGGGTATGTGTATGGTTAGAAAACACTGGGAAAGACACGGGCACATAAGAATAAAGAGGCTGCGGAGTATCTGTTGTCCCACAACCACAAAAGTGAGTTACATCAAGGCCACAGGTGGAGAATGGTCAGATGCTAACAGAGCTGGTCAAGCATGCACTTGCACGCCACGCCTTGTGGACCTGGCCCCGGGCGCTTCTCTCCAGCTTCATGATATTATAATGAGAAAAGGTACATGCAAATGAGGTTGATAGTAATTGGCATAAACCAACACATGGGGGAGGCAGCCCCACCTTGGGAAAAATTCTGGAGAGAAGTTTGGGAAGGATTTGTGGAACGGATAAAGTATGAATTCCTGAGGGGTAATTTTGCTTTATAAACAAAGGGATTATACTGCACATGCTTGCTAGGACAGTTTCTAATTAATGTAAACAAGTTGTATTTCCTCTTGAACTGTACATAAATAGACTAGAGGTTTGTGCAATCACATTGTCTCTCCTGGTCTATCAGGTTGCTGGGTCTGCATGAAGGATGACTCGGGACAGAAATGGTAGAACCTAGTCTCTTGGCATAATATCTTTTTTGAGTTGGTGTGGGTTGTTAGTAATGGAGGCAGCTTTGTTTATGCTATGTttattgctttgattttctttctcttaccgACATCAAGAAAGGCTAAGAAAGCCTTTTACAAAGGGCTTGCACCAGTGAGGTCAAAACCTCATTGATTCTCAGGTATCTCTGAGAAGGAAATCTCACTGTACATTTGATGAATGTGGAGACTTCAGGCTCACACAACTACTAAGTGGCAGAGGTGAGGCCAGAATGGAGGCTGTCCCATCTCAGTCCTGGGCATTACTGTGTCACTCACTGAGTGAACAATGTAATCAGATGTCGCTATGTCTCAGCGGGATAGGAAACAATGTACAAAGTGGGTTATGTGTAGCTGATGTAGTTCTGCTCATCCCCCCTCTCAAGGgaataaataagcaaagggaTTAAATGAAGCCAATTGCTAGGCTAGGAAGGAGCATTGTTCTCTTGCTGAGGATGTTCTTCCTTCATCCTCTGATGGTTGAGGCGGTCTTCACCTCTACCGTCAACACTGAACAAGGCATGAAGGCGTCGGTTGACTCAAGCACCGCCAACCTTGTAAGCATTTCCTGAATTTCAGGGAACTCTGTCTGTGATGCTGATTTGCACGGTGCTGGAGTTCTGCGTGGCCGTGCTCGCTGCTGTGGTTTGGTGGAAACAGGCTTACTCCGACTTCACTGGGGTGAGTGTGCTGTCCGGCCTCCCTGAATCCTGCCAGGTGTATCTCCAGTTCTGGGCTGTGTTGAGCGATGTCAGCAAGAGTGGCAGAAAGGTCGGCAGTTGTCGGTCACGAGATATACATGGGAGACAGCTTGATGGGGGTGGAAGACTGATGAGGAAAGCGGATGGCAATTGAGTAGCTGACCGGCTGAGGGTTAACCAAATGGGATGGTTGAACCTGGAAATCGACTGGTTCAATCTTTCTATTTTGTAAATGCAGAAACCTGGAAGTTAATGGCTTACCCAACATTGTGTATGAGTTTGTGCTCAGTCAGGTCCCCAGAACTTGGTTTGTGTCTTTTCCAGACAGGAACACTTTCTACCACAGCCCAGCCTCTCTAACAGCCTTGACTTGGTCAAGGGCATTTGCACACATGACTGGATTCGATAAATGTCCTTAATGCTCTGGTGTTGCCTTCCTGtgatcttaaaattcttttttcacctaaaagatacttttaaaaaatagttgtttcAAATTCCATGGGACAGCACTCTAACACCACCACAGACTCATAGCTTCATTTCACTGAATTAAAGCCTTGATTTATCCAAAATTGTATTACAGAAAGCAGAATGAATATTGAGCTGATGAGCAGCATTTATTTAAAGAACTTAATGACATACTATGCTCATCTtgtatacaatgtatatatatacacaaagatgGAGGAAATGGCATCAAGCCTGTACCTGAGTAAAGTCTGAAGAACTAACATATGAAGAACAAGCATCTGAAGAAACtaacatattttgtttcttttagagtGTGCTTTTCCTGCCTCAGAGTTACAAGCATAAATCCAGCATACCCGCAAAAGCATTTTCTGACCCTGGATATGAAGAACTATTGACTTCCTAGGGGAAATTATTCATCAGAAATTTGGTTTTTTGATGATATATAAAAACCAACCAAAGAAACTCAAGAAAGCAAAGTTTGAATTCTCTGAAATGTAGGCTTTTTTATAATGAacattgaaaatatatatctttaaaaggATGCTGTAATTTAAAAGACCACAAAAACATAACATGTTTcattaaatttcataaaattctgtttttct
Above is a genomic segment from Halichoerus grypus chromosome 11, mHalGry1.hap1.1, whole genome shotgun sequence containing:
- the LOC118547254 gene encoding membrane-spanning 4-domains subfamily A member 6A-like produces the protein MAKQTIIVLTPNGINFPQTEEPKPTNQRQDSLEKHLKADVKVLGTIQILCGLMVLSLGIILVSVPSSPQFTLMLSTLLKAAYPFIGALCFVISGILSIIMEKKSTKPLVQSSVAANILSSLYALVGFILLSVNLAALDLAFWKCDLNREDKVPEGYSLFHYMHPYAKDDCFMAKTTLAGTLSVMLICTVLEFCVAVLAAVVWWKQAYSDFTGSVLFLPQSYKHKSSIPAKAFSDPGYEELLTS